Proteins encoded by one window of Salarias fasciatus chromosome 1, fSalaFa1.1, whole genome shotgun sequence:
- the LOC115389133 gene encoding CUB and zona pellucida-like domain-containing protein 1, whose amino-acid sequence MRPPSWSGRPPHSAPLFNRRNEIHIAVSCIYPKKANLTLGFRHKNPYAFSQSGFGSFSFQFEFFQSQLFRRQVEGSSYPVEVSLKQMVYMQIQASSSIPDTQLFVESCRATPYDNPESRVSYTIMEDGCVRDPTVQVYPGPGSVFQFGMEAFEFIGAHDEVYITCSVLLCQSGMPNTRCSQGCLEPGSGRSRREAGAQTNSHFISQGPLRLRAPHSEGSIPTLNLVSMLVLFAGGLLACGAGFFRSRRTPIKYHLLVISETDQPEH is encoded by the exons ATCCACATCGCCGTTTCCTGCATCTACCCGAAGAAAGCCAACCTGACTCTGGGGTTCCGGCACAAGAACCCGTACGCCTTCAGCCAGAGTGGCTTCGGCAGCTTCAGCTTCCAGTTCGAGTTCTTCCAGAGCCAGCTCTTCAGACGGCAGGTGGAGGGCAGCAGCTACCCGGTGGAGGTGTCCCTCAAGCAGATGGTCTACATGCAGATCcaggcctcctcctccatccccgaCACCCAACTGTTCGTGGAGTCCTGCAGGGCCACGCCCTACGACAACCCCGAGTCCCGCGTCAGCTACACCATCATGGAGGACGG gtgcGTGAGGGATCCCACCGTGCAGGTCTACCCCGGACCCGGGTCCGTCTTCCAGTTCGGGATGGAGGCTTTTGAGTTCATCGGCGCTCACGATGAG gtctaCATCACCTGCTCGGTACTCCTGTGCCAGAGCGGCATGCCGAACACCCGCTGCTCTCAGGGATgcctggaaccaggaagtggtcgcagcaggagggaggccGGGGCTCAGACCAACAGCCACTTCATTTCCCAGGGTCCTTTGCGCCTGAGGGCTCCTCACAGCGAAG GCTCCATCCCGACCCTGAACCTGGTCTCCATGCTGGTCCTGTTTGCCGGCGGCCTCCTGGCATGCGGGGCGGGGTTCTTCAGATCCAGAAGGACCCCGATCAAGTACCACCTACTGGTCATCTCCGAGACCGACCAGCCAGAACATTAG